TTCTCGGCGGCTGAGCAAATTCTTGCTGCTTCCCTCGGCTTCGGGACAGAACGCGGGCATGCGGTCGTTGTTCTCGCCGTAAAACCGTGGAGCGGCCGGGTCGCAAATCATGCCGATCATCCAATCGCGCGAGGCATAGTGCGTGAGGTCGGGATAACCGGTGTCATTTTCGGCCAGCGACGGGTCGCCGGGGTTGGCGTCGAGATTGATCCGGTGGCACGAGGCGCATCGATCGTCGGCAGCGAGGAGCTTCAATCCTGCTTCGATCGTGGCTGTGTCCTTCTCATCGATCTCTTTCTGCGACGGCAATTGAGCCTGGGCCGATAGCGCTGCGACGACTTGCTCGATTTCTTTTTTGGGCCACTTGAAAACCTCATCCTGGACGAAATCAATCATTTCAAACGACTCGCCCTTTGCCTTGGCTTCCAGGTAACGATTGGTCAAACCGAAATATAGCGGCCCGGCAATTCGCTTGGAATCGAGTAGGCCGGCAATCCACTCGCGGCTGCCAAAGCCATAGAGATTCGCCGCCGATGCTTTTGCCAGTTGCTCTTGGGCGGCCGGGGTCGCGGCTTCTTCAGGCTTAAAATAACTGTGACAGCTCGCACAATTCGCGGCGAACAGCCGACGAGCTTGCGTTTGCGGATCGCGACGCA
This sequence is a window from Pirellulales bacterium. Protein-coding genes within it:
- a CDS encoding c-type cytochrome codes for the protein MKDATYDAERIGELIEHNGGIPPDGALALLRRDPQTQARRLFAANCASCHSYFKPEEAATPAAQEQLAKASAANLYGFGSREWIAGLLDSKRIAGPLYFGLTNRYLEAKAKGESFEMIDFVQDEVFKWPKKEIEQVVAALSAQAQLPSQKEIDEKDTATIEAGLKLLAADDRCASCHRINLDANPGDPSLAENDTGYPDLTHYASRDWMIGMICDPAAPRFYGENNDRMPAFCPEAEGSSKNLLSRREIELIVDWLRGVDPAAK